In Microbulbifer sp. GL-2, the following are encoded in one genomic region:
- a CDS encoding IS3 family transposase (programmed frameshift) encodes MTRSSKPTKTTRKQYSDEYRKDALALALKVGVSVAAKQLGLHPSQIYGWRSKAQLHQSRGDAERELATENARLKRQLAEQAEELAIFKKGRSVLCKEPEMRYAFMQKHRHEFSIKAMAKVLGVSRSGFYNWVSRSADQSKYQQYRMQLDSLVQQRFIASKERSGAPRLTKELASEGSKYNQKTIAASMHRQGLRAKAGRRYKATTYSKHGLPVAPNLLEQNFNAEAPNQKWAGDITYLRTEEGWLYLAVVIDLYSRLVIGWAMSETMTATLVCDALQMALWRRKKPTNVIVHTDRGSQYCSKDYQSLITAYDLRCSMSAKGNCYDNACAETFFHSLKVEAIHGNRFPTRRLMRETVFEYIEIDYNRNRLHSANGYLSPEAFEEQLVA; translated from the exons ATGACAAGATCAAGTAAACCAACCAAAACCACTCGTAAACAATACTCAGATGAGTATAGAAAAGATGCTCTGGCACTGGCGCTCAAGGTCGGGGTAAGCGTTGCCGCTAAACAGCTTGGGTTGCATCCTTCCCAGATTTACGGATGGCGAAGTAAGGCTCAGTTACATCAGAGCCGAGGGGATGCCGAGAGAGAGCTGGCGACAGAAAATGCTCGACTTAAGCGGCAGCTGGCTGAGCAGGCAGAGGAGCTGGCGATCT TTAAAAAAGGCCGCAGCGTACTTTGCAAAGAGCCTGAAATGAGGTACGCCTTCATGCAAAAGCACAGGCATGAATTCAGCATCAAAGCGATGGCCAAGGTATTGGGCGTATCTCGCAGTGGCTTTTATAACTGGGTGTCAAGATCGGCTGACCAATCCAAGTACCAGCAGTACCGAATGCAGCTCGATAGCTTGGTACAGCAGCGCTTTATAGCCAGCAAAGAACGTAGCGGCGCCCCTCGTCTGACGAAGGAGTTGGCCAGTGAGGGGAGTAAATATAACCAGAAAACAATTGCTGCCAGCATGCATCGACAGGGCCTACGGGCTAAAGCAGGCAGGAGATATAAAGCCACAACCTACTCAAAACATGGTCTGCCAGTAGCTCCAAATTTGCTCGAGCAGAACTTTAATGCTGAAGCGCCGAATCAGAAATGGGCTGGGGATATTACCTACCTACGAACGGAAGAAGGTTGGTTATATCTGGCTGTAGTGATAGACCTATATAGTCGGCTGGTTATTGGTTGGGCGATGTCAGAAACGATGACGGCTACATTGGTCTGTGACGCCCTTCAAATGGCTTTATGGCGACGTAAGAAACCTACGAATGTTATCGTGCATACAGACAGGGGAAGCCAGTATTGCTCTAAAGATTATCAATCTTTAATTACAGCGTATGATCTGCGGTGCAGCATGAGCGCCAAAGGTAATTGCTATGATAACGCTTGTGCAGAAACATTCTTCCACTCACTTAAAGTAGAAGCAATCCATGGTAACCGCTTTCCTACAAGGCGCCTCATGAGAGAAACCGTATTTGAGTATATAGAGATAGACTACAATCGAAATCGCCTACACAGCGCCAATGGCTATCTCAGCCCTGAGGCGTTTGAGGAACAACTAGTCGCTTAG
- a CDS encoding efflux RND transporter periplasmic adaptor subunit, with translation MMKIAGIWLKRRAAGIVATSLLILVGLWLMAEQQTAAMVEKPKELGLAVTVVEAIPADAQLEVKTTGITQPRWATEVIASVSGRVTHIANNAMPGSLIRKGEILASLQDTFYQSELSAAQARVSEAELNLAEMLTRQYVAKRGDKAKSSFGRLEPHVKAAEAHREAARGALASSLQRLAETQIKAPFDSVVIADLIHPGQWINEGDVLFRVAASDYLDIKVELSEQAWQRFNSLQQGPYKITIEAPDGQQWQASVRYLSPIMDAATRQRSLMLQVADPFQRETPLLADQQVDVVFGGNTQSYIVSAPASVLTEDGKVWSVSEQSLLLEEIELLDMRPDSVLFRYKNQPHQNRQLVRFPLTNFVEGQAVAMTIH, from the coding sequence ATGATGAAAATTGCGGGAATCTGGTTAAAGCGGCGGGCCGCAGGTATTGTCGCCACCAGCTTGCTGATCCTGGTAGGGCTCTGGCTTATGGCCGAGCAACAGACAGCAGCTATGGTGGAGAAGCCCAAAGAGTTGGGCCTTGCTGTTACTGTTGTAGAGGCAATACCGGCGGATGCTCAGCTTGAAGTCAAAACAACGGGCATAACACAACCCCGCTGGGCGACTGAAGTTATCGCATCAGTCAGCGGGCGAGTCACCCATATTGCCAACAACGCAATGCCGGGCAGCCTTATTAGGAAAGGAGAAATACTGGCATCGCTACAGGATACTTTTTACCAGTCTGAGCTAAGTGCTGCTCAAGCCAGAGTGTCAGAGGCTGAACTCAACTTGGCCGAGATGTTAACGCGTCAATACGTGGCAAAAAGAGGGGATAAAGCGAAGTCATCATTTGGCCGACTGGAGCCGCATGTCAAAGCCGCAGAGGCACATCGAGAAGCGGCAAGGGGAGCGCTCGCTTCCTCCCTGCAGAGGCTGGCCGAAACGCAAATCAAAGCGCCTTTTGACTCGGTGGTTATTGCAGATTTAATCCATCCTGGCCAATGGATTAATGAGGGGGATGTACTCTTTCGAGTAGCAGCCAGTGATTACCTGGATATCAAAGTTGAGCTTTCCGAGCAGGCTTGGCAGCGCTTTAACAGCCTTCAGCAAGGTCCCTACAAAATCACTATAGAAGCGCCTGACGGACAACAATGGCAGGCCTCAGTCCGTTACTTAAGCCCTATCATGGATGCGGCCACCCGCCAGCGTAGCCTCATGTTGCAAGTGGCTGACCCCTTTCAGCGCGAGACACCCTTGCTCGCCGATCAGCAGGTTGATGTAGTGTTTGGAGGCAATACACAGAGTTATATTGTAAGCGCACCGGCATCGGTTCTTACGGAAGATGGGAAAGTATGGAGCGTTTCTGAGCAATCCCTGCTTTTGGAAGAGATAGAGCTACTGGATATGCGGCCGGATTCGGTTCTATTTCGTTACAAGAATCAGCCCCACCAGAATCGTCAGCTTGTTCGCTTTCCTTTGACCAACTTTGTAGAAGGTCAAGCGGTTGCAATGACTATCCACTAA
- a CDS encoding ABC transporter six-transmembrane domain-containing protein: MTQPVTTVSKSTADDYTKDRRKHSLLSIFTRFKWRVSLTLSLVVIETLLELLFPLSIGWAINGLLEHSYAGIYLLAGLGTISVLIGSARRFYDTRIYAHIYQVVISEMVTREKAKRQSVSTITARSSLLTEIVEFFENTMPEVITTTIGMVGLLIIISAINLNIFLACLALLALIILIYFVIGNANYQLNESYNNELEYQVDAIKQPNAEHAKAHFRRLMRWNIELSDLETGTYLILWAGILALFVYAPIAAIDEGLVNYGLIIALLMYVFDFIGKVSALPLYVQQVIRLKEISNRIGS; the protein is encoded by the coding sequence ATGACACAGCCAGTTACCACAGTTTCAAAATCAACAGCTGATGATTATACGAAAGACAGACGCAAACACTCTTTACTATCGATTTTTACTCGATTTAAGTGGCGAGTATCCCTGACCTTATCATTGGTTGTTATTGAAACACTCCTTGAGCTACTCTTCCCACTTTCTATCGGCTGGGCTATCAATGGCCTATTAGAGCATTCCTATGCTGGCATTTATCTATTGGCAGGCTTGGGTACCATATCTGTCCTTATAGGAAGTGCCCGACGGTTCTACGACACAAGAATCTATGCACATATTTACCAAGTTGTTATATCGGAAATGGTAACCCGTGAAAAAGCAAAGAGGCAGTCAGTATCGACTATTACCGCACGCTCCAGTTTATTAACTGAAATTGTCGAATTCTTTGAAAATACCATGCCAGAAGTAATTACCACCACTATTGGTATGGTGGGCCTGCTCATTATTATTAGCGCTATTAATCTTAATATCTTTCTGGCCTGCCTGGCACTACTAGCTTTGATCATCCTGATCTATTTCGTAATCGGAAATGCCAATTACCAACTGAACGAATCTTATAATAATGAGTTGGAATATCAGGTTGACGCAATTAAGCAGCCAAATGCTGAGCATGCAAAAGCACATTTCCGACGCCTTATGCGATGGAATATTGAATTGAGTGACCTTGAAACGGGCACTTACTTAATATTATGGGCTGGGATTTTAGCTTTATTTGTTTACGCCCCCATAGCGGCAATCGATGAAGGCCTGGTTAACTACGGATTAATAATTGCCTTATTAATGTACGTTTTCGACTTTATTGGGAAGGTATCTGCGTTGCCACTCTATGTTCAGCAGGTTATTCGTTTGAAGGAGATTTCTAATCGGATTGGATCATAA
- a CDS encoding TonB-dependent siderophore receptor: MFRKSLIALALTAAIPASFTSDNATGQSQSSVMEETVVVGVRQRLYERGALLDAIQKTEVVDESLIKSLQAVNLTDAIENSPGVRVSNECSMCGVKRIMLNGMRGEHSTILTDGVPLHTMMAGYYAVDALATTGISRIEVARGAGASLLAPEAIGGTINVISKELEETGVNINASMEDNDSYFLGLMAGYLSDDERTRTSLVIQDDKHHQMDNDDNGVSEAPLQENTSYVVRLSQDLSERDNLILRTAYTDSNIFGGPQGDSIGSVLHGYDGVESGHLFVDDDVQQQYIGKPWETTEWIATTRSEISGSWLHEFNESYNTLLTVAWSEHKQDSFYEGFDYSATDTLNYFDLRNNLILNDQHMLTFGLDLRDESMRSDSAAGEESGNYIEDSFDYQTTGLYLQDTWTVSPDLEVALAIRLDNAKADFVAEQKLGTEIDETVVAPRIDLRYLHYDQWTSRVALGRGYRAPLSFFETDHGILDAGDGFAIEIESLEKSLSATYALSFEGERLNSTLSLAFTEVDNLAALSETEDGVPLLTQMQENASVGAADITLSYALNDNLSIGGTLETYDYDDVFRESFAIAPVEQRALFNLDYKADYWMLYASATWIGSRDLAEFGYEGFNQLGDSTLKSTNADAYWTLDLKLTFDVSENLSLYLGSNNLTDYTQVEEGETPLFWDASGAYDVAYIYGPLRGREFYLGFDWNL; encoded by the coding sequence ATGTTTCGCAAAAGCTTGATAGCACTCGCCCTAACCGCAGCAATCCCTGCCTCTTTTACCAGCGACAACGCTACCGGCCAGTCCCAATCCTCCGTAATGGAAGAAACCGTGGTAGTGGGTGTACGCCAACGTCTATATGAGCGCGGCGCCCTTTTGGATGCCATACAAAAGACTGAAGTCGTAGACGAGAGCCTGATCAAGTCCCTACAAGCGGTAAACCTGACGGATGCCATTGAGAATTCCCCCGGTGTACGGGTTTCCAATGAGTGTTCTATGTGCGGGGTTAAGCGGATAATGCTGAATGGTATGCGTGGGGAGCACTCCACCATCCTCACCGACGGCGTTCCCTTGCACACCATGATGGCTGGCTACTACGCGGTAGATGCACTGGCCACCACCGGCATCTCACGTATCGAAGTGGCCCGCGGTGCTGGCGCATCACTGCTGGCACCCGAAGCAATCGGCGGAACCATCAATGTGATTTCCAAGGAGTTAGAAGAAACTGGCGTCAATATAAATGCCTCCATGGAGGACAACGACAGTTATTTTCTTGGCTTGATGGCAGGCTATCTAAGCGATGATGAACGTACCCGCACATCGCTGGTCATCCAGGATGACAAACATCACCAGATGGACAACGATGATAACGGCGTCAGCGAAGCACCGTTACAGGAAAATACCAGTTACGTGGTGCGTCTCTCGCAAGACCTGAGCGAAAGGGACAACCTGATCCTTCGCACGGCATACACCGACTCCAATATTTTTGGTGGACCCCAGGGAGACAGCATTGGCTCAGTCTTGCACGGATACGATGGTGTGGAGTCTGGCCACTTATTTGTCGACGACGATGTGCAACAACAATATATCGGTAAACCCTGGGAAACCACCGAATGGATCGCCACCACCCGCAGTGAAATTTCCGGCAGCTGGCTACACGAATTTAACGAGTCCTATAACACTTTGCTGACAGTTGCCTGGTCTGAGCATAAACAGGACTCCTTTTACGAGGGGTTCGACTACAGCGCTACCGACACGCTCAATTACTTCGACCTGCGCAATAACCTGATCCTGAATGACCAGCATATGCTGACGTTTGGTCTCGACCTTCGCGATGAATCCATGCGCTCCGACTCTGCTGCAGGAGAGGAAAGCGGCAACTACATCGAAGATAGTTTCGACTACCAAACTACCGGCCTTTACCTGCAGGATACCTGGACAGTTTCACCAGACCTCGAAGTGGCACTGGCCATACGCCTGGATAATGCCAAAGCCGATTTCGTCGCCGAGCAAAAACTTGGCACTGAAATCGATGAAACCGTGGTGGCCCCACGCATAGACCTGCGCTATCTCCACTATGATCAGTGGACCTCCCGGGTAGCACTGGGGCGCGGTTACCGAGCCCCCCTTTCTTTCTTCGAAACAGATCACGGCATCCTTGATGCTGGAGACGGCTTCGCCATTGAAATTGAAAGCCTGGAGAAATCTCTATCTGCAACTTATGCGCTGAGCTTCGAAGGAGAGCGCCTTAACAGCACCCTGTCATTGGCATTTACCGAGGTAGATAACCTCGCCGCATTAAGTGAAACCGAGGACGGGGTACCGCTGCTTACCCAAATGCAGGAAAACGCCTCAGTAGGTGCCGCCGACATTACTCTCAGCTATGCACTGAACGACAATCTTTCCATCGGCGGCACTCTGGAGACCTACGACTACGATGATGTTTTCCGGGAATCCTTTGCCATTGCCCCAGTGGAGCAACGTGCGCTATTCAATCTGGATTACAAAGCCGATTACTGGATGCTATACGCCAGCGCCACCTGGATCGGATCTCGTGACCTGGCTGAATTTGGCTACGAAGGCTTTAACCAGCTGGGCGATTCCACACTTAAGAGCACAAACGCAGACGCCTATTGGACACTGGATTTGAAATTAACGTTTGATGTCAGTGAAAACCTCAGCCTGTACCTAGGTAGCAATAACCTGACGGATTACACCCAGGTCGAGGAAGGAGAGACACCGCTATTCTGGGATGCCAGTGGTGCCTACGACGTAGCCTATATCTATGGCCCCCTGCGCGGCCGTGAATTCTACCTGGGCTTCGACTGGAACCTGTAA
- a CDS encoding amidase family protein produces the protein MTMSLRQLSELVRKRKITATSLIEEACDNAVAHSELDAFICLDRQGALQKAQRIDNELKEGSNNRPLAGIPIVVKDNINVRGMQTTAGTPGMNFKAKSSAPIIESLEKAGAIVIGKTNLHELAFGVTSNNAAYGAVRNPWDKSCFPGGSSGGTAAAIAAGVVSAGLGTDTAGSIRLPAALTGIVGFRPSTGCLSTEGIVPSVPAFDTPGPMAANVEDTAYLFEILTGAALPQAKPLNQLRLGLAHPLFDNLSPGVYQAFKAALHSLNYAGTTLIEVDLSSLVSAVLDVGFPIGFHQMKTAMTQFLASYQPNTQLAELVTMIKSKDVKAVYQESVLGPNAPSTADYQSALNKVPGVRDSYLKIIQQHQLDAIVFPTAPIEAQPISTSSNQLELNGKMVPTLDTLIHNNVIAAVTGAPGISIPIGRGNNGLPVGLELDGVPGADLTLLAIAREIERAIKPLT, from the coding sequence ATGACAATGTCTCTACGCCAGCTCTCAGAGTTGGTCCGTAAAAGAAAGATCACAGCGACATCCTTAATTGAAGAAGCCTGCGATAATGCGGTTGCCCACTCAGAGCTGGATGCTTTTATCTGCCTGGATAGGCAGGGCGCATTACAGAAAGCACAGCGCATTGATAACGAACTGAAAGAAGGCAGCAATAACAGGCCTCTTGCTGGTATTCCCATCGTCGTCAAAGACAATATCAATGTGAGAGGTATGCAAACTACTGCGGGCACGCCTGGTATGAACTTCAAGGCCAAGAGTTCTGCCCCAATAATTGAGAGTCTAGAGAAGGCCGGAGCTATCGTCATTGGAAAAACCAATTTGCACGAACTCGCCTTCGGCGTAACCTCTAATAACGCCGCCTATGGCGCTGTCAGAAATCCTTGGGACAAATCCTGCTTTCCAGGTGGTTCATCCGGGGGAACCGCAGCAGCCATTGCCGCCGGGGTCGTATCAGCAGGCCTGGGCACGGATACCGCCGGTTCAATCAGGCTGCCAGCAGCCCTCACAGGAATTGTGGGCTTTCGACCATCCACTGGCTGCCTCAGCACCGAGGGCATAGTGCCCTCTGTACCAGCGTTTGATACCCCAGGCCCCATGGCCGCCAACGTAGAGGATACCGCCTATCTGTTTGAGATATTAACAGGAGCTGCCCTACCCCAGGCAAAGCCACTCAATCAGCTGCGCCTGGGACTTGCCCACCCGCTATTTGATAATCTCTCACCAGGTGTATACCAAGCTTTTAAAGCTGCGTTACATTCCCTTAACTACGCGGGAACTACCTTAATAGAAGTCGACTTATCCTCGTTAGTAAGCGCAGTTCTTGATGTAGGGTTTCCTATTGGATTTCATCAAATGAAAACCGCTATGACCCAATTCCTGGCGAGCTACCAGCCTAACACCCAACTAGCTGAGTTGGTTACAATGATCAAAAGTAAAGATGTAAAGGCTGTCTATCAGGAGTCGGTACTGGGCCCCAACGCACCATCAACTGCCGACTATCAGAGCGCTTTAAATAAGGTGCCTGGAGTGCGCGACAGCTACCTGAAAATCATCCAGCAGCACCAACTAGACGCGATTGTATTCCCAACTGCACCAATTGAGGCTCAACCCATTAGCACGTCATCTAACCAACTGGAACTGAACGGAAAAATGGTTCCGACTCTGGATACGCTGATACACAACAATGTCATAGCAGCAGTCACCGGTGCTCCGGGAATAAGCATCCCCATTGGGCGAGGCAATAATGGCTTACCGGTAGGGCTGGAACTGGATGGAGTGCCCGGCGCAGACTTAACACTTCTAGCCATAGCGAGGGAAATCGAACGAGCGATAAAACCGCTAACCTAA
- the csrA gene encoding carbon storage regulator CsrA: protein MLILKRRTGENLRIGTNVTVTVLEVKGNQVKIGIHAPKSLAVHREEIYVRIKKEMGTGGR, encoded by the coding sequence ATGTTAATCTTGAAGCGCCGGACTGGCGAAAATCTAAGAATCGGAACAAATGTAACTGTCACAGTCTTGGAAGTTAAAGGTAATCAGGTAAAGATAGGAATACATGCACCTAAGTCCCTAGCCGTTCACCGTGAAGAGATTTATGTGCGGATCAAGAAAGAAATGGGCACTGGCGGTCGTTGA
- a CDS encoding TetR/AcrR family transcriptional regulator yields the protein MTEHLDARIQKSQTAIMQAGMDLLSKNREASLSDIARAAGVGRTTLYRLYDTREKLIKAVAIHCLEAFDKATAHLESQSESALQAFHLMFKAIFPLSAEMEFLMKLGDFDEDDSELTAIYEKQEKEIATLVEYAKSEGSLSKKLPTSWVVNLVEGLLYTSWLTKNAESIDHETLADLAFHTFCNGVAR from the coding sequence ATGACTGAACACCTAGATGCGCGTATCCAGAAGTCACAAACTGCAATCATGCAGGCTGGTATGGACCTCTTGAGTAAAAACAGGGAGGCATCCCTTAGTGATATTGCCAGGGCGGCTGGAGTTGGGCGCACTACCCTTTATCGCCTCTATGACACGAGAGAAAAACTGATTAAGGCTGTTGCTATTCACTGCCTGGAGGCATTTGATAAAGCTACCGCTCACCTGGAAAGCCAGTCTGAATCGGCTCTACAGGCCTTTCACCTGATGTTCAAGGCAATCTTTCCGCTGTCGGCTGAAATGGAGTTTTTAATGAAGCTGGGAGACTTTGATGAAGATGATTCCGAGCTCACCGCCATCTATGAGAAGCAAGAAAAGGAAATTGCGACATTGGTGGAATACGCCAAGTCCGAAGGGAGCTTATCCAAGAAACTTCCTACTTCCTGGGTGGTAAACCTGGTAGAGGGCCTGCTGTATACATCCTGGCTGACAAAAAATGCAGAATCCATAGATCACGAAACGCTGGCCGATTTGGCATTTCACACATTTTGCAATGGTGTTGCTCGTTGA
- a CDS encoding efflux RND transporter permease subunit, with protein MKTLSRWFLDNPVAANLLMAFILVAGLLTFQNLRVESFPQIPPMEVEISVVYPGGTARQVDESITQRIEEAISGVAGIKRITSQSSKAYASLVVKKNTDVKLERLIEDIRNQVESIEGFPALAERPRIYRSEYTNLAAFVMVYGGDNDDALQQVSSRVERALKKHPAISKVTNLGKRKQLLAIEPDLRKLQRYGLSLENLTERIRQWSVEYRSGELRTANGNIVLQGSFLADNLAELKSIPIITTSTARVRLGDIATVKRDYEQTDSIVRYQGLPAVALMVSTGQKDNLFHIHEATKSVLESLETTLPKKMQLDVMADMSPYISEQLDLLSTNALQGLLIVLLLLVLFLDTRLAFWVALGIPISLAGAITLMGLPSLDYSINDITIFGMILVLGILVDDAVVVGESIHQARQNTIDTKEAAWKGVEAVAVPTVFGVLTTIAAFSPMLWIENELAKVLSGFSAVVIFALIFSLIESKLILPAHLSYPNTRTQTKGIIRRWIEIAREKCNRLLSQFSDKIYLPLLSWSLENRKTSITLFVTFLLLAYGAMFKGHIASVFFPEIPGRYATVKVTMQHGAANTLAERNTDQLEDAIKRTANSLQQEYGLPESPVSKYIVSKDDTKTIELTAELTHNALAKVASNRFLEELRLQTGILEGSYAVKFSLTEEPAGDTAIAVSASSRDQAKQVADRLKSSLAELSGVNDVYDDSQLAKRQLKVTVNERGASLGIDQSHLAALIGGAFGQIEIHRLLDRGEETLVLARFPQTQTKTIEQLKATPISLDHDSYVSLGEIAQLKYEHEPEVIYRRNRDEVVSIYWRQNRSVSSPEKTWERLKEELVPELERLYPGVQIKAVGEFAEIVEVQAGFKKSMLLTLLLIYVLLAIPLKSYWQPLIIMSVIPMGFAGAIIGHGLLGFPVSLLSLFGMMAMTGVVINDSLVLMSRFNQLYEQGVPVKTALLQAGKSRVRAIFLTTVTTICGLLPLLAETSEQAQYLKPAAISLVFGELFATPITLILIPLLLSFTRCKTTSNIDSNSYPEQVLLR; from the coding sequence ATGAAAACACTCTCACGTTGGTTCCTGGATAACCCAGTTGCCGCTAACCTGCTCATGGCGTTCATTCTGGTTGCGGGTTTGCTGACCTTTCAAAATCTGCGGGTGGAAAGCTTCCCACAAATTCCACCCATGGAAGTCGAAATCTCCGTTGTCTACCCCGGCGGCACTGCCCGCCAGGTCGATGAAAGTATTACACAGCGTATTGAGGAAGCTATCAGTGGTGTTGCAGGGATAAAGCGCATAACCAGTCAATCGAGCAAAGCTTACGCTTCATTGGTGGTGAAAAAAAATACTGATGTGAAGTTGGAGCGTTTGATTGAAGATATTCGTAATCAAGTTGAAAGTATCGAAGGCTTTCCTGCATTGGCGGAGCGGCCACGTATTTATCGCAGTGAATATACAAATCTTGCGGCGTTTGTCATGGTTTACGGTGGTGATAATGATGATGCGCTTCAACAGGTATCCTCAAGAGTAGAGCGAGCGCTTAAGAAACATCCTGCTATCTCTAAAGTGACAAACCTGGGTAAAAGAAAGCAACTATTGGCTATAGAGCCAGACCTCAGGAAACTTCAACGCTACGGTTTATCTCTTGAAAACCTAACGGAACGTATTCGCCAATGGTCAGTGGAATATCGCAGTGGTGAATTAAGAACGGCAAATGGCAATATTGTGCTGCAGGGCAGTTTCCTGGCTGACAACTTGGCGGAACTTAAGAGTATCCCCATTATCACTACATCGACGGCACGAGTGAGGCTCGGTGATATCGCTACTGTTAAGCGAGATTATGAGCAAACCGACAGTATTGTTCGATATCAAGGGTTACCTGCGGTCGCACTGATGGTATCCACCGGCCAAAAGGACAACCTGTTTCATATCCATGAAGCCACAAAATCAGTATTGGAATCTTTAGAAACGACATTACCCAAGAAGATGCAGTTAGACGTAATGGCGGATATGTCTCCGTATATTTCCGAGCAATTGGACTTGCTTAGTACCAATGCGTTGCAAGGATTATTAATCGTCTTATTATTATTGGTGCTTTTCTTAGATACTCGGCTGGCCTTTTGGGTCGCTTTAGGTATTCCCATATCCCTGGCTGGTGCCATTACATTGATGGGGTTGCCTTCCCTGGATTACAGCATCAACGATATCACCATATTCGGTATGATTTTGGTGCTGGGGATATTGGTAGATGATGCAGTTGTGGTCGGCGAAAGTATTCACCAGGCGAGGCAAAATACAATTGACACCAAAGAAGCTGCCTGGAAGGGGGTTGAAGCCGTAGCCGTGCCCACAGTTTTTGGCGTATTGACTACAATCGCGGCCTTCTCACCGATGCTATGGATTGAAAATGAGCTGGCAAAGGTATTGTCAGGATTCTCTGCTGTAGTGATATTTGCACTGATATTTTCGTTAATTGAAAGCAAACTTATCTTACCCGCGCATTTGAGCTACCCAAACACGCGCACTCAAACTAAAGGTATAATAAGGCGATGGATTGAGATTGCCAGGGAGAAATGTAACCGTTTATTAAGTCAATTTTCGGATAAGATCTATCTTCCGCTTTTGTCATGGAGCCTGGAAAACCGGAAAACGAGCATCACTCTGTTTGTTACCTTTTTGCTGCTGGCCTATGGGGCTATGTTTAAGGGGCATATCGCTTCAGTATTTTTCCCCGAAATTCCAGGACGCTATGCCACGGTTAAAGTAACCATGCAGCATGGTGCTGCAAATACTTTAGCGGAGCGTAATACCGATCAACTTGAAGATGCTATCAAACGCACTGCAAATAGTTTGCAACAGGAATATGGACTTCCGGAGTCACCTGTTAGCAAGTATATCGTGTCCAAAGACGACACCAAGACTATAGAATTGACAGCGGAGTTGACACATAACGCCCTGGCTAAAGTAGCGAGCAACCGCTTTTTAGAGGAACTGCGGCTGCAAACAGGTATCCTGGAGGGTAGTTATGCAGTGAAGTTTAGCCTTACGGAAGAGCCGGCGGGCGATACTGCCATTGCGGTTTCTGCCAGCAGCCGGGATCAGGCGAAACAGGTGGCTGACCGTCTCAAGTCTTCACTGGCAGAGTTATCTGGTGTGAATGATGTATACGATGATAGCCAACTTGCTAAAAGGCAGCTGAAAGTCACGGTAAATGAGCGCGGAGCCAGCCTGGGTATTGATCAAAGCCACTTGGCTGCGCTGATAGGAGGAGCGTTCGGTCAAATTGAGATACATCGCCTGCTGGATAGAGGTGAGGAAACTTTGGTGTTGGCTCGTTTTCCACAAACGCAGACTAAAACAATTGAGCAGTTAAAAGCTACTCCTATTAGCCTGGATCATGACAGCTATGTAAGCTTAGGTGAAATTGCACAGCTTAAGTATGAGCACGAGCCTGAGGTTATTTATCGGCGTAATCGCGATGAAGTGGTCAGTATCTACTGGCGTCAGAATCGTTCTGTCAGTTCACCGGAAAAAACCTGGGAGCGGCTAAAAGAAGAGCTGGTGCCAGAACTGGAGCGCCTCTATCCGGGTGTCCAAATTAAAGCCGTTGGTGAATTCGCCGAAATAGTAGAAGTACAGGCTGGATTTAAAAAGTCCATGTTGCTGACGCTTTTACTTATCTATGTTTTGTTGGCGATACCCTTAAAATCCTATTGGCAACCCTTGATTATTATGTCGGTGATTCCAATGGGCTTTGCAGGGGCAATTATTGGGCATGGCCTGCTGGGCTTCCCAGTAAGCCTATTATCCTTATTTGGAATGATGGCAATGACTGGGGTAGTGATTAATGATTCCCTAGTGTTAATGAGCAGATTTAATCAGCTCTACGAGCAGGGCGTACCAGTAAAAACAGCGCTACTTCAAGCTGGAAAAAGTCGCGTAAGGGCAATTTTCCTAACCACGGTGACCACTATCTGTGGGTTGTTACCATTATTAGCTGAGACCAGTGAGCAAGCCCAATATTTAAAGCCAGCGGCTATATCTTTGGTGTTTGGGGAGCTATTTGCTACACCAATTACCTTGATCTTGATCCCTCTATTGCTTTCTTTTACACGGTGCAAAACAACTTCGAACATCGATAGTAATTCTTATCCTGAGCAGGTCTTGCTTAGGTAA